One Gemmatimonadota bacterium DNA window includes the following coding sequences:
- a CDS encoding bifunctional (p)ppGpp synthetase/guanosine-3',5'-bis(diphosphate) 3'-pyrophosphohydrolase, whose translation MRSVATAQVQRDSIESLPPRLQASVAPFADRLDVGLLGRAYRFSEAAHAGQKRASGEGYIIHCVEVAKILADLHLDSMSLAAGLIHDVVEDTATTLEQVRAEFGKEIAAIVDGVTKIGKVQFPSTAEQQVENYRKLLLSMAQDARVILIKLADRLHNMRTLDHLRADKRRRIALETREIYAPLAHRLGMAQIRWELEDLAFKHLEPEAYRTLAKGVAERRKEREQQIEALRKPLEAELKKVGIPCEVYGRPKHLWSIHRKMVKRGKPYEEIYDLMAIRVITDTIGNCYHALGVIHNKWTPLQERFHDYIATPKSNMYRSLHTTIFGPGGRLYEIQIRTNEMHRTAEHGIAAHWRYKEGPKSRADEVDERLTWFRQVLEWQQETREPEEFMEFLRIDLFQDEIFVFTPKGDVKQLPKGATPIDFAFAVHTEVGLHCAGAKVNGRIAPLSRELANGDTVEVLRDPRQRPSRDWLAFVKTARARQKIRQWIRQEEFSASLALGKELLERELKKARKERPTEEHLQGAAGSLSLPSVDHLYAALGRGEVGPSAILKELFPDEAGALPQRPSTAFERLVDRVRGARGVRIQGLENLMVRYSQCCQPVPGDEVIGYITRGRGISIHRVDCPNVLNLADHPERRIEIEWQAEAGDRFFVRLVVEGNDRRGLLSDIASAITATGTNIQSAEINAVEGGMTGSFVVEVHDLTHLKKVMKAIRRVTGVLGVQRREHFAEADLEV comes from the coding sequence ATGCGCTCCGTAGCCACAGCCCAAGTCCAGAGAGACTCCATCGAGAGCCTGCCACCGCGGCTCCAGGCGTCGGTCGCGCCCTTCGCCGACCGGCTGGATGTCGGACTGCTGGGGCGGGCGTACCGGTTCAGCGAGGCGGCGCACGCGGGGCAGAAGCGTGCCTCCGGCGAGGGGTACATCATCCATTGCGTCGAGGTGGCGAAGATTCTAGCGGACCTGCACCTGGACAGCATGTCGCTTGCGGCCGGGCTGATCCACGACGTGGTCGAGGACACGGCCACGACGCTGGAGCAGGTGCGGGCGGAATTCGGGAAGGAGATCGCGGCCATCGTAGATGGCGTTACCAAGATCGGCAAGGTGCAGTTCCCTTCCACGGCCGAGCAGCAGGTGGAGAATTACCGCAAGCTGCTGCTCTCGATGGCGCAGGACGCGCGCGTCATCCTGATCAAGCTGGCGGACCGGCTGCACAACATGCGCACGCTGGATCATCTGCGGGCGGACAAGCGGCGGCGGATCGCGCTGGAGACCCGGGAGATCTATGCGCCGCTGGCGCACCGGCTGGGAATGGCGCAGATCCGGTGGGAGCTCGAGGATCTGGCTTTCAAGCACCTGGAGCCGGAGGCATACCGCACACTGGCCAAGGGCGTGGCGGAGCGGCGCAAGGAGCGGGAGCAGCAGATCGAGGCGCTGCGCAAGCCGCTGGAGGCGGAGCTGAAGAAGGTTGGTATCCCGTGCGAGGTGTACGGCCGTCCCAAGCACCTCTGGTCGATCCACCGCAAGATGGTCAAGCGCGGGAAGCCTTACGAGGAGATCTATGATCTCATGGCGATCCGCGTGATCACGGACACGATTGGCAACTGCTACCACGCCCTGGGTGTGATCCACAACAAGTGGACGCCGCTGCAGGAGCGGTTTCACGACTACATCGCCACGCCCAAGTCGAACATGTACCGCTCGCTGCACACGACGATTTTCGGGCCGGGCGGGCGGCTGTACGAGATTCAGATCCGGACGAATGAGATGCATCGGACGGCGGAGCACGGGATTGCGGCGCACTGGCGCTACAAGGAGGGGCCGAAGTCGAGGGCGGACGAGGTGGACGAGCGGCTGACCTGGTTCCGGCAGGTGCTGGAATGGCAGCAGGAGACACGGGAGCCGGAAGAGTTCATGGAGTTCCTGCGGATCGATCTTTTCCAGGACGAGATCTTCGTTTTCACGCCCAAGGGGGACGTGAAGCAGTTGCCGAAGGGGGCGACGCCGATTGACTTTGCCTTCGCCGTGCACACGGAAGTGGGGCTCCACTGCGCGGGTGCGAAGGTCAACGGCCGGATCGCGCCGCTCTCGCGCGAGCTAGCTAACGGCGACACGGTCGAGGTCCTGAGGGATCCGCGCCAGCGGCCGTCCCGCGACTGGTTGGCCTTTGTGAAGACGGCGCGGGCGCGACAGAAGATCCGGCAATGGATCCGGCAGGAGGAGTTCTCCGCTTCGCTGGCGCTGGGGAAGGAGCTGCTGGAGCGGGAGCTGAAGAAGGCGCGCAAGGAGCGGCCGACGGAGGAGCATCTCCAGGGTGCGGCGGGCTCGCTGAGCCTGCCCAGCGTGGACCACCTGTACGCGGCGCTGGGGCGGGGCGAGGTGGGGCCGTCCGCGATCCTGAAGGAGCTGTTCCCCGACGAGGCTGGCGCGCTGCCGCAGCGGCCGTCCACGGCATTCGAGCGGCTGGTGGATCGGGTGCGAGGCGCGCGGGGCGTGCGCATCCAGGGGCTGGAGAACCTGATGGTCCGTTACTCGCAGTGCTGCCAGCCCGTCCCCGGCGACGAGGTGATCGGCTACATCACGCGAGGCCGGGGCATCTCGATCCACCGGGTGGACTGCCCCAACGTGCTGAACCTGGCAGATCATCCGGAGCGGCGCATCGAGATCGAGTGGCAGGCCGAGGCGGGGGACCGCTTCTTCGTGCGGCTGGTAGTCGAGGGCAACGACCGGCGGGGGCTGCTCTCGGACATTGCCTCCGCGATCACGGCCACGGGCACGAACATCCAGTCGGCCGAGATCAATGCGGTGGAGGGCGGGATGACGGGGTCGTTCGTGGTCGAGGTGCATGACCTGACGCACTTGAAGAAGGTGATGAAGGCCATACGGCGGGTCACCGGAGTGCTGGGAGTACAGCGGCGGGAGCACTTCGCCGAGGCGGATCTCGAGGTCTAG
- the radC gene encoding DNA repair protein RadC, with amino-acid sequence MVHYRIKEWPAPERPRERLQAAGPASLSARELLAILVGSGVTGRSALEVAGDLLHQARGSLRRLASCPATELEQVAGVGPAVAARVAAGLELGRRLAREGPVERGRIRGPADVFEWCAPALRDLLQEEFRVLVLNTQNAVIRELVVTRGTLDTSVVHPREVFRAAIVENAAAVILVHNHPSGDASPSPEDRDVTRKLVEAGEVVGIPILDHIIIGDAHYVSFAEAGFLAPV; translated from the coding sequence ATGGTGCACTACCGGATCAAGGAGTGGCCGGCGCCGGAGCGGCCGCGCGAGCGGCTGCAGGCGGCAGGGCCGGCATCCCTGTCCGCACGCGAGCTCCTGGCGATCCTGGTGGGGAGCGGCGTTACGGGTCGATCGGCCCTGGAAGTCGCGGGCGACTTGCTGCACCAGGCGCGGGGCTCTCTGCGGCGGCTGGCGTCCTGCCCCGCGACCGAGCTGGAGCAGGTCGCGGGCGTGGGCCCGGCAGTAGCGGCTCGGGTGGCAGCGGGGCTCGAGCTGGGCCGGCGTCTGGCCCGCGAGGGGCCGGTCGAGCGAGGGCGCATTCGCGGCCCCGCCGACGTCTTCGAGTGGTGCGCGCCCGCACTGCGGGACCTGCTGCAGGAGGAGTTCCGGGTCCTGGTGCTGAATACGCAAAACGCGGTGATCCGCGAGCTGGTGGTGACCCGCGGGACGCTCGACACCTCGGTGGTCCACCCCCGCGAGGTGTTCCGCGCCGCGATTGTCGAGAACGCGGCGGCCGTCATTCTGGTGCACAACCATCCCTCCGGCGATGCTTCGCCCTCGCCCGAAGACCGGGACGTGACGCGGAAGCTGGTCGAAGCCGGAGAGGTGGTGGGGATCCCCATTCTGGACCACATCATCATCGGCGACGCCCACTACGTTTCCTTCGCGGAAGCAGGCTTTCTCGCCCCCGTCTGA
- a CDS encoding SEC-C domain-containing protein: protein MFVDFMTDIRKSVASLVFRTQLAVPEPPPPPRPRGRLLLSGPSDTPSTRPLAAQPAAQEMEEMDTIELAAAAGGGRSGRGALMRGLRPRGPDLRQLQTNRGEGGALPRPVTAEEKVGRNDPCPCGSGKKYKKCCGVGAV, encoded by the coding sequence ATGTTCGTGGACTTCATGACGGATATCCGCAAGTCCGTCGCCTCGCTGGTGTTCCGGACGCAGCTCGCGGTGCCGGAGCCGCCACCGCCGCCCAGGCCACGGGGCAGGCTGCTGCTGAGCGGCCCGAGCGATACCCCCAGCACGCGCCCGCTCGCGGCCCAGCCGGCCGCCCAGGAGATGGAGGAGATGGACACGATCGAGCTGGCCGCCGCCGCCGGGGGCGGCCGCAGCGGACGCGGCGCCTTGATGCGCGGCCTGAGGCCGCGCGGGCCGGACCTGCGACAGTTGCAGACGAACCGGGGGGAGGGAGGCGCGCTACCCCGGCCAGTGACGGCGGAGGAGAAGGTGGGGCGGAACGATCCCTGCCCGTGTGGATCGGGGAAGAAGTACAAGAAGTGCTGCGGCGTGGGCGCGGTCTAG
- a CDS encoding nicotinate-nucleotide adenylyltransferase gives MRLGILGGTFDPPHIGHLIAAQDAWSALELDRVVFVPAGRPPHKPGRAISPAAVRLAMLRVATAGDARFEVSDLELRRSGPSYSVDTLRELRERYPGVALFFLVGADQLREMHSWRAPEEIARLATVVMLARGGVRRAEPAVAVPYTVLPVTRVDVSATEIRRRVAAGESIRYLVPLEVVTLIEQNGLYRPAAGR, from the coding sequence GTGAGGTTGGGGATCCTGGGGGGCACGTTCGACCCTCCCCATATCGGCCACCTGATCGCGGCCCAGGATGCCTGGTCGGCGCTGGAGCTGGATCGGGTGGTCTTCGTGCCCGCGGGTCGGCCGCCACACAAGCCGGGCCGGGCGATCAGCCCAGCAGCGGTCCGGCTGGCCATGCTGCGGGTGGCCACGGCGGGGGACGCTCGCTTCGAGGTGAGCGATCTCGAGCTGCGCCGGAGCGGGCCATCGTACAGCGTGGATACTCTGCGCGAGCTGCGAGAGCGCTACCCGGGGGTGGCGCTCTTTTTTCTGGTGGGGGCGGACCAACTGCGAGAGATGCATAGCTGGCGCGCGCCGGAGGAGATCGCCCGCCTGGCCACGGTAGTCATGCTTGCGCGTGGGGGCGTGCGCCGGGCAGAGCCCGCCGTTGCGGTGCCGTACACCGTGCTGCCGGTCACCAGGGTGGATGTCTCGGCTACGGAGATCCGGCGGCGGGTAGCCGCGGGCGAGTCGATCCGCTACCTGGTGCCGCTCGAGGTGGTCACGCTCATTGAGCAGAACGGTCTCTACCGGCCCGCAGCCGGGAGGTAA
- the bamD gene encoding outer membrane protein assembly factor BamD → MMTNRRLNESSILLLLGAALWAGCASGGAGAGQLAAEALFERGLKEYQARDWTDAIRLLERLTLEYPTHPRLQEARFYLADSYFHKKEYVTAATEFVRVATDFPTGAYADDARFKVCDAYRLLSPDVQRDQQYTRAAIEHCRSLVAYFPSSEYVPRAQEIIRGMEEKLAEKVLIGGEFYYRRRAYDSAIIYFEDLVRQYPRAAAAPRALLRLVQAYRQIGYLDEAEAARQRLLKEYPGSAEAKQVEQISLASSP, encoded by the coding sequence ATGATGACCAACCGACGCCTTAACGAGAGCTCGATTCTGCTGCTGCTGGGGGCGGCGCTGTGGGCCGGGTGTGCCTCCGGCGGCGCGGGCGCGGGGCAGCTGGCGGCGGAGGCGCTGTTCGAGCGGGGGCTGAAGGAGTATCAGGCCCGCGACTGGACGGACGCCATCCGCCTTTTGGAGCGGCTGACGCTCGAGTATCCCACGCACCCACGGCTGCAGGAGGCCCGCTTCTACCTGGCGGATTCGTATTTCCACAAGAAGGAGTATGTTACGGCGGCCACGGAGTTCGTGCGGGTGGCCACCGACTTCCCGACCGGTGCCTACGCGGACGATGCCCGCTTCAAGGTGTGCGATGCCTACCGGCTGCTCTCGCCAGATGTCCAACGCGACCAGCAGTACACGCGGGCCGCGATCGAACATTGCCGCTCGCTCGTCGCCTACTTCCCCAGCAGCGAGTACGTGCCCCGTGCGCAGGAGATCATCCGCGGCATGGAGGAGAAACTCGCCGAGAAGGTGTTGATTGGCGGCGAATTCTACTACCGTCGCCGGGCCTACGACTCGGCCATCATTTACTTCGAGGACCTGGTTCGGCAGTACCCGCGCGCCGCGGCTGCGCCGCGCGCGCTGCTCCGGCTGGTGCAGGCGTACCGGCAGATCGGGTATCTGGATGAAGCGGAAGCGGCGCGGCAACGGCTGCTGAAGGAGTACCCGGGTAGCGCCGAGGCGAAGCAGGTCGAGCAAATCTCGCTCGCCAGCAGCCCGTGA
- a CDS encoding tetratricopeptide repeat protein yields MPAESLHHCIGSARRAVVIATLLCTPALAGCRRGEPALARGDRLWADSAYRAALAEYRLAERQRGAGEAVLARLAHAYSQTDQWDRAREVYQRLLSRAPEYSDQAIFDYITLAQRALRRGDVYGAAGATEAALELRPELEVAELLVPLARYYVQTGDARRATDFYQRALAQAAPDSVPDLLYEMAEVQRAQGNCREAVSYFEAFQQRAQGGFTAATPAAGRTRAGEARWHIGRCSFELAREARAGGQLGPALQYLDRVLQLGVPENLQDQAWFERGEILLTVGRPDEALVAFRKVLELNPARTGQLVERAQRRIDEIRFGP; encoded by the coding sequence ATGCCGGCTGAGTCCCTCCACCATTGCATTGGTTCCGCCCGCCGCGCAGTGGTCATCGCGACACTGCTCTGCACGCCGGCGCTCGCCGGTTGCCGGCGTGGCGAGCCTGCCCTGGCCCGCGGCGACCGGCTGTGGGCCGATTCCGCCTACCGGGCCGCCCTGGCCGAATACCGGCTGGCCGAACGGCAGCGCGGCGCCGGCGAGGCGGTGCTCGCTCGCCTGGCCCACGCCTACAGTCAGACCGATCAGTGGGACCGCGCGCGCGAAGTCTACCAGCGTCTGCTGAGCCGGGCGCCCGAGTATAGCGATCAGGCGATCTTCGACTACATCACACTGGCGCAGCGGGCGCTGCGCCGGGGCGATGTCTACGGCGCTGCGGGCGCGACGGAAGCGGCCCTGGAGCTGAGGCCGGAGCTCGAAGTTGCCGAGTTGCTTGTGCCGCTGGCCCGCTACTACGTGCAAACGGGTGATGCGCGACGAGCAACTGATTTCTACCAGCGGGCGCTGGCGCAGGCGGCGCCAGATTCGGTGCCCGATCTGCTGTACGAGATGGCTGAAGTGCAGCGCGCGCAGGGGAACTGCAGGGAGGCGGTTTCTTACTTCGAGGCCTTCCAGCAACGTGCGCAAGGGGGTTTCACGGCAGCGACGCCGGCGGCGGGCCGGACCCGTGCAGGAGAGGCGCGCTGGCATATCGGCCGTTGCAGCTTCGAGCTGGCGCGCGAAGCGCGCGCGGGAGGTCAGCTCGGACCGGCGCTGCAATACCTGGATCGCGTGCTGCAGCTCGGTGTGCCCGAGAACCTGCAGGATCAGGCCTGGTTCGAGCGCGGCGAGATCCTTCTGACCGTGGGCCGGCCGGACGAGGCGCTGGTCGCGTTCCGGAAAGTTCTGGAGCTGAATCCGGCCCGCACCGGCCAGCTCGTCGAGCGAGCCCAGCGCCGCATTGATGAAATCCGCTTCGGCCCGTGA
- a CDS encoding tetratricopeptide repeat protein, whose amino-acid sequence MDPEIRQLIERGRDSFERRDYVAALADFREVLRSHPNFADIHHLTALCLSFLGQPEAALDEFDRALELNEQYVEAHLNRAITLNELGRYEEAQESFERAGMYEADPFGRFPAGVAGRLANAHAGLGDLYLEAYALAEAAEEYRRALELRPRFLDIRNKLAQTLLQLGELEAAEAELTTVLEGNGRFLAARLNLGLVYYRRGEREHAAREWEHCREQSPSNPQVRAYLALLGGEVTPAEPGRDAG is encoded by the coding sequence ATGGATCCGGAGATTCGGCAGCTCATCGAGCGGGGGCGGGACTCCTTCGAGCGCCGGGACTACGTGGCGGCGCTCGCCGACTTCCGCGAGGTGCTAAGGAGCCATCCGAATTTTGCGGACATCCACCACCTGACGGCGCTCTGCCTGAGTTTTCTGGGTCAACCGGAGGCGGCTCTGGATGAATTTGACCGCGCACTCGAGCTGAACGAGCAGTACGTCGAGGCTCACTTGAACCGCGCGATCACGCTGAATGAGCTGGGCCGCTACGAGGAGGCGCAGGAATCCTTCGAGCGGGCGGGCATGTACGAGGCCGATCCGTTCGGCCGTTTCCCGGCTGGCGTTGCCGGCCGGCTCGCCAATGCGCACGCGGGGTTGGGCGACCTGTACCTGGAGGCGTACGCACTGGCCGAGGCGGCGGAGGAGTACCGGCGCGCCCTCGAGCTGCGCCCCCGCTTCCTGGACATCCGGAACAAGCTGGCGCAGACGCTCCTACAACTGGGCGAGCTCGAGGCCGCGGAGGCGGAGCTGACCACGGTGCTGGAAGGCAACGGGCGCTTTCTGGCCGCGCGCCTGAACCTGGGGCTGGTGTATTATCGGCGCGGCGAGCGGGAGCACGCGGCCCGGGAATGGGAGCATTGCCGGGAGCAGTCACCCAGCAACCCTCAGGTCCGGGCATATCTCGCCTTGCTGGGCGGCGAGGTCACGCCGGCGGAACCTGGCCGGGATGCCGGCTGA
- a CDS encoding helix-turn-helix transcriptional regulator, producing the protein MSPESLPVRLRQARGATSLAEATERTGIPAERIRMYEEGERRPYGKTLRLLADAYGTTVAALVGPGDVARPAPGFAARRRRRRRIVGQSAVHSVEVPVEVAEGQVVRVVIELIIRPRAPLHVAEPTAEAAGTGVIPGLGAGAPALTRPAPEPLPAGLPSAGNGGRELREPRDQLSEVRRAYKEFRRDRR; encoded by the coding sequence ATGTCACCAGAATCGCTGCCCGTCCGACTGCGGCAGGCACGTGGCGCCACGAGTTTGGCCGAGGCGACCGAGCGCACCGGGATCCCGGCCGAGCGGATCCGCATGTACGAGGAAGGGGAGCGCCGGCCGTACGGCAAGACGCTGCGCCTGCTTGCCGATGCCTATGGCACGACCGTGGCCGCCCTGGTCGGCCCGGGCGACGTAGCCAGGCCCGCCCCCGGCTTCGCCGCACGCCGGCGCCGGCGCCGCAGGATCGTGGGCCAGTCAGCCGTCCATTCTGTAGAGGTGCCCGTGGAGGTTGCGGAGGGACAGGTGGTGCGGGTGGTGATCGAGCTGATCATCCGCCCCAGGGCGCCGCTGCATGTCGCGGAGCCGACGGCGGAGGCGGCGGGCACGGGAGTGATTCCGGGTCTGGGCGCCGGCGCACCCGCATTGACCCGACCGGCTCCGGAACCGCTGCCGGCCGGCCTACCCAGCGCCGGCAATGGTGGCCGCGAGCTGCGCGAGCCGCGCGACCAGCTTTCCGAGGTGAGGCGCGCCTACAAGGAGTTCAGGCGGGACAGAAGGTAG
- a CDS encoding FAD-dependent oxidoreductase, whose translation MDGPGLLQCSGQAASGGLAAARFGTRAGWAGGTPVAAVNTTNSGRIALPPVTDFLVIGGGVIGLTLALECRRRHPDCRVTLIEKESGWGRHATGRSSGVLHAGFYYTADSLKARFTRRGNQRWTEYCRERGLLLHCCGKLVVARSRAELDAMEELVRRARRSGVALEELSAADARKIEPRVRTFERALFSPTTAVVNPRQIVEALVADARLAGVELVGATAYRGRRGAQIETTAGPISAGYVINAAGLYADTVARDFGFSERYRILPFKGLYLHSAAGAPPLRTNIYPVPRLDNPFLGVHLTVTPAGGSKVGPTAIPAFWREHYRGGTNFRWREFAEIVGREGVLFLRNDSGFRGLALRELPKYWKPHLLRLAAGLATGIERAHYPSWGPAGIRAQLFDVRRRTLEMDFCLEGDDRSFHVLNAVSPAFTCAIPFSEFVLQEIGRRVS comes from the coding sequence ATGGATGGGCCCGGCCTGCTCCAGTGCAGCGGCCAGGCCGCGAGCGGCGGCCTGGCCGCTGCGCGTTTCGGGACCCGGGCGGGGTGGGCTGGGGGGACGCCGGTGGCGGCTGTGAACACGACGAATAGCGGTCGGATAGCGCTGCCGCCGGTGACTGACTTCCTGGTGATCGGTGGCGGCGTGATCGGGCTCACGCTGGCGCTCGAATGCCGGCGTCGCCACCCGGACTGCCGGGTCACCCTGATCGAGAAGGAAAGCGGCTGGGGCCGGCACGCCACGGGCCGGAGCAGTGGTGTGCTGCACGCGGGCTTCTACTACACGGCGGACAGTCTGAAGGCGCGGTTCACGCGCCGGGGCAACCAGCGCTGGACGGAGTACTGCCGGGAGCGCGGGCTGTTGCTGCACTGCTGCGGCAAGCTGGTGGTGGCACGCAGCCGCGCCGAGTTGGACGCCATGGAGGAGCTGGTCCGGCGTGCCCGGCGGAGCGGCGTGGCGCTCGAGGAGCTGAGCGCGGCGGACGCCCGCAAGATCGAGCCTCGGGTGCGCACCTTCGAACGCGCACTCTTCTCCCCGACCACGGCCGTAGTGAATCCCCGCCAGATCGTCGAGGCGCTGGTCGCAGATGCGCGCCTGGCCGGCGTCGAGCTCGTCGGGGCCACGGCTTACCGGGGCAGGCGCGGCGCGCAGATCGAGACGACGGCAGGGCCGATCTCGGCCGGCTACGTCATTAACGCGGCCGGGCTATACGCAGACACGGTGGCCCGCGACTTCGGCTTCTCGGAACGCTACCGGATTCTGCCCTTCAAGGGGCTTTACCTGCATTCGGCAGCGGGCGCGCCGCCGCTGCGCACCAACATTTACCCCGTGCCCCGACTCGACAACCCGTTCCTGGGTGTGCACCTCACCGTGACGCCGGCCGGGGGGAGCAAGGTGGGGCCCACGGCCATCCCGGCGTTCTGGCGGGAGCACTACCGCGGGGGGACGAACTTCCGGTGGCGCGAGTTCGCCGAGATCGTAGGGCGCGAAGGCGTGCTGTTCCTGCGCAACGATTCTGGTTTTCGCGGGCTGGCCTTGCGCGAGCTCCCCAAGTACTGGAAGCCACACCTGCTTCGCCTGGCGGCCGGCCTGGCCACGGGGATAGAGCGGGCGCACTACCCGAGCTGGGGGCCGGCCGGGATCCGCGCCCAGCTCTTCGATGTCCGGCGCCGCACGCTGGAAATGGACTTTTGCCTGGAGGGCGACGACCGCTCCTTTCACGTGCTGAACGCGGTCTCGCCGGCCTTCACCTGCGCGATTCCCTTCAGCGAGTTCGTGCTCCAGGAAATCGGGCGCCGTGTGAGCTGA
- the rfbB gene encoding dTDP-glucose 4,6-dehydratase — protein MNVLVTGGCGFVGSNLIHLIRVERPGWRVVNLDALTYAANPANLSGVEEGAHYRFVHGDVADRALAARLYGEERFEAVVHCAAETHVDRSIEDGSDFLRTNVEGTLVLLEAALELGRVRHLQMGTDEVYGALGPDDPPFTEQTPLAPRSPYSASKAAADQMALAFHHTHALDVVVTRCSNNYGPYQHPEKLIPLMITSAARGLPLPVYGDGGQRRDWIHVEDHCRGVLLALERGRSGEVYNFGGGAERANMAVVEGIIELLGAAPELLILVADRPGHDRRYAMSFAKASRELGWAPQRSFEEGLRHTVAWYLAHAGWWGEAAERAYELSRKWIESWAARV, from the coding sequence TTGAACGTTTTGGTGACGGGCGGCTGCGGGTTCGTTGGCAGCAACCTGATCCACCTGATCCGCGTGGAGCGCCCCGGATGGCGTGTGGTCAACCTGGACGCGCTCACCTACGCGGCCAACCCGGCCAACCTCTCCGGGGTGGAGGAGGGCGCGCACTACCGCTTCGTGCACGGCGACGTGGCGGACCGCGCGCTGGCGGCCAGGCTGTACGGGGAGGAGCGCTTCGAGGCGGTCGTGCACTGCGCGGCCGAGACTCACGTGGATCGGTCCATTGAAGACGGCAGCGACTTCCTGCGCACCAACGTAGAGGGCACGCTGGTGCTGCTCGAGGCGGCGCTCGAGCTGGGGCGCGTCCGACACCTGCAGATGGGGACGGACGAGGTCTACGGCGCACTGGGCCCCGACGACCCGCCCTTCACCGAACAGACGCCCCTCGCCCCCCGCTCCCCCTACAGTGCGAGCAAAGCGGCAGCCGACCAGATGGCGCTGGCTTTCCACCATACCCACGCCCTGGACGTGGTCGTGACCCGCTGCTCGAACAACTACGGCCCGTACCAGCACCCCGAGAAGCTGATTCCGCTCATGATCACATCGGCGGCGCGGGGGCTGCCCCTGCCGGTCTACGGCGATGGCGGCCAGCGTCGGGACTGGATTCACGTGGAGGACCATTGCCGGGGTGTGCTACTGGCGTTAGAGCGTGGCCGATCGGGGGAGGTGTACAACTTCGGCGGCGGCGCGGAGCGGGCGAATATGGCGGTGGTCGAGGGCATTATCGAGCTGTTGGGCGCGGCGCCCGAGCTGCTGATCCTGGTGGCGGACCGGCCGGGGCACGACCGGCGGTACGCCATGAGCTTCGCCAAGGCCAGTCGGGAGCTGGGCTGGGCGCCGCAGCGCAGCTTCGAGGAGGGGCTGCGCCACACCGTGGCCTGGTACCTTGCCCATGCCGGGTGGTGGGGGGAAGCGGCGGAGCGGGCGTACGAGTTGAGCCGGAAATGGATCGAGAGCTGGGCGGCTCGAGTGTGA
- a CDS encoding dTDP-4-dehydrorhamnose 3,5-epimerase family protein — translation MSEAVVDARGTQLGERGAEENLPPALERGAARRIAGVEIKPLRVIPDERGRLMEMLRCDDSMFRKFGQVYMTTAYPGVVKGWHYHGVQWDYFVCVRGMIKLVLYDAREGSATRGVVNEFYMGEHNPVLVQIPPYVYHGFKCISETEAIVINTPTEPYDREQPDEYRVSARSPEIPYDWNRHDG, via the coding sequence ATGAGCGAGGCTGTCGTGGACGCCCGCGGGACTCAGCTCGGCGAGCGCGGCGCCGAGGAGAATCTGCCGCCGGCGCTCGAGCGCGGCGCGGCGCGCCGCATCGCGGGGGTCGAAATCAAGCCCTTGCGCGTGATCCCCGACGAGCGGGGGCGGCTCATGGAGATGCTGCGCTGCGACGACTCCATGTTCCGCAAGTTCGGACAGGTCTACATGACCACGGCGTATCCTGGTGTAGTCAAGGGGTGGCACTACCACGGGGTCCAGTGGGACTACTTTGTCTGTGTGCGCGGCATGATCAAGCTGGTGCTGTACGACGCCCGGGAGGGCTCGGCCACGCGGGGAGTGGTGAATGAATTCTACATGGGCGAGCACAACCCCGTGCTGGTGCAGATCCCGCCCTACGTGTATCACGGATTCAAGTGCATATCGGAGACAGAAGCGATCGTGATCAACACGCCCACGGAGCCGTACGACCGGGAGCAGCCGGACGAGTACCGCGTGTCGGCGCGTTCGCCTGAAATCCCCTACGACTGGAACCGGCACGATGGCTGA